Proteins found in one Candidatus Tisiphia endosymbiont of Beris chalybata genomic segment:
- the rpsN gene encoding 30S ribosomal protein S14: protein MAKVSSIQKNNRRKQMAQRLYTKRVKLKEKIYDKTLSLEERFALVMLLAKLPRDSAPIRIRNRCEITGRPRGVYNKFGLSRNKLRELGSKGLVPGLIKASW, encoded by the coding sequence ATGGCTAAAGTAAGTTCTATACAAAAGAATAACCGAAGAAAACAAATGGCCCAACGTTTATACACTAAGCGTGTTAAACTAAAAGAAAAAATTTATGATAAAACTTTATCTTTAGAAGAAAGATTTGCACTAGTTATGCTCCTAGCTAAATTACCGAGAGATTCTGCTCCAATTAGAATCAGAAATAGATGTGAAATTACAGGACGTCCTAGAGGAGTATATAATAAATTCGGATTATCAAGGAATAAATTAAGAGAGCTTGGGAGTAAAGGTTTAGTGCCTGGGTTAATAAAAGCAAGTTGGTAA
- the rplB gene encoding 50S ribosomal protein L2, with amino-acid sequence MALKTFNPITPSLRELIQVDKSSLWKGKPHKALTQGLSKTGGRNNLGRTTAWHRGGGHKRLYRIIDFKRDKVEVFATVERIEYDPNRTAFIALIKFDDGIYSYILAPQKLTIGDRLISSNEADIKIGNCLPLKYIPVGTTLHNVEMKIGKGGQLARSAGTSVDLVGKDSGYAQIKLRSGEFRLVPLDCRATIGVVSNPDQKNANLGKAGRNRWLGWRPHVRGVAMNPVDHPHGGGEGKTSGGRHPVTPWGFPTKGKKTRKNKLTTKFIIKRRK; translated from the coding sequence ATGGCTTTAAAAACATTTAATCCGATCACCCCCTCGCTTAGAGAATTAATACAAGTTGATAAGTCTAGCCTTTGGAAAGGCAAACCCCATAAGGCTTTAACACAAGGATTAAGTAAAACAGGTGGTAGAAACAACTTAGGTAGAACTACCGCTTGGCATAGGGGTGGGGGGCATAAGAGGCTTTATCGGATAATTGATTTTAAGAGAGATAAGGTTGAGGTTTTTGCTACTGTTGAGAGGATAGAGTATGACCCTAACAGGACTGCTTTTATAGCGTTGATTAAGTTTGATGATGGTATCTATTCATATATCCTAGCGCCGCAGAAGCTTACAATTGGTGATAGGTTAATATCAAGTAATGAGGCGGATATAAAGATCGGTAATTGTTTACCATTAAAATACATACCAGTGGGCACAACTTTACATAACGTAGAAATGAAAATTGGCAAAGGTGGACAATTAGCTAGATCCGCTGGAACCTCAGTTGATCTAGTAGGCAAAGATTCGGGTTATGCACAAATAAAGCTACGTTCTGGAGAGTTTAGATTGGTTCCTTTAGATTGTAGGGCAACTATAGGAGTGGTCTCAAATCCAGATCAAAAAAATGCGAATTTAGGGAAGGCCGGAAGGAATAGGTGGCTAGGTTGGCGGCCGCATGTTCGGGGGGTCGCAATGAATCCAGTAGATCATCCGCATGGTGGGGGAGAAGGGAAAACATCGGGTGGACGTCACCCAGTGACACCATGGGGATTCCCGACTAAAGGTAAAAAAACACGTAAGAATAAGCTTACAACAAAATTTATTATTAAGAGAAGAAAGTAA
- the rpsH gene encoding 30S ribosomal protein S8: MSMTDSIADMLTRIRNGQKSKLISVSLPGSKIKCAILRVLEGEGYIKGYGVSQDKNISQIDVYLKYSIKGNPAICKIDRVSKPGKRVYSSINKLKGYYNNMGIYILSTCRGVLSDREAQEQKVGGEVICKVF; encoded by the coding sequence ATGTCAATGACAGATAGTATTGCAGATATGTTGACTAGAATTAGAAATGGTCAAAAAAGTAAGCTAATAAGTGTATCTCTGCCCGGTTCAAAAATAAAATGTGCTATTTTAAGGGTATTAGAAGGAGAAGGCTACATAAAAGGTTATGGAGTTTCTCAGGATAAAAATATAAGCCAGATAGATGTGTATTTAAAATATTCTATTAAAGGAAATCCTGCTATATGTAAAATTGATAGGGTGTCCAAGCCCGGAAAAAGAGTATATTCCTCTATAAATAAGTTAAAAGGATATTATAATAATATGGGGATTTATATTCTGTCTACTTGTCGAGGGGTATTGTCTGATAGGGAAGCTCAAGAACAGAAGGTAGGCGGCGAAGTAATTTGTAAAGTGTTTTAA
- the rplC gene encoding 50S ribosomal protein L3 produces MRTGLIAKKIGMTLSFNEKGERTAVTFLQVENCQVVGHKTTEKEGYDALIIGVKNQKPTKVNKSLKQVFANIKVTPKAKLKEFRISKDCFIEIGAELYVDHFVNGQFIDVIGTTIGKGFAGGMKRHNFRGLEASHGVSISHRSHGSTGGRQDPGKVFKGKKMAGHMGGVRATVQNLKVVDTNKEQGIIIVNGSIPGSKGSYVYVQDAIKKTVVG; encoded by the coding sequence ATGAGAACCGGTTTAATTGCTAAAAAAATTGGTATGACTTTAAGCTTTAATGAGAAAGGTGAAAGAACTGCTGTAACTTTTCTACAGGTAGAAAATTGCCAAGTAGTGGGGCATAAGACTACAGAAAAAGAGGGGTATGATGCTTTAATTATTGGAGTAAAAAATCAAAAACCTACTAAAGTGAACAAATCCTTAAAGCAAGTATTTGCTAATATCAAAGTGACCCCTAAAGCAAAACTAAAAGAATTTAGAATTTCTAAAGATTGTTTTATTGAAATAGGCGCGGAATTATACGTAGATCATTTTGTGAATGGTCAATTTATAGACGTAATAGGCACTACTATAGGTAAAGGATTTGCGGGAGGTATGAAAAGGCATAATTTTAGAGGACTCGAAGCTTCTCATGGCGTATCAATATCTCACCGTTCTCATGGCTCTACTGGCGGTAGACAAGATCCAGGTAAAGTTTTCAAAGGTAAGAAAATGGCCGGGCACATGGGAGGCGTGAGAGCAACTGTTCAGAACTTGAAGGTAGTAGATACTAATAAAGAACAAGGGATTATTATAGTGAATGGTAGTATTCCGGGCTCTAAAGGATCTTATGTCTATGTTCAAGATGCTATAAAGAAAACTGTCGTAGGGTAG
- the rplV gene encoding 50S ribosomal protein L22, translating into MVQVNQNSAIAIVKSIRVSPRKLNLVATSIRNMKVAEALVQLTFSPKRIANEVKKCLQSAIANAENNFGLDVDTLLVTSATVGKGLVMKRIMPRAKGRATRINKFFSNLYITVTEIEGK; encoded by the coding sequence ATGGTTCAGGTAAATCAAAATTCTGCTATAGCAATTGTGAAATCTATTAGAGTGAGTCCAAGAAAATTAAATTTAGTTGCTACATCTATTAGGAATATGAAGGTTGCTGAAGCCTTAGTCCAGCTTACATTCTCCCCTAAAAGAATTGCTAATGAAGTAAAAAAATGTCTCCAATCTGCTATTGCTAATGCAGAAAATAATTTTGGTTTAGATGTGGATACATTACTTGTTACTTCTGCAACTGTAGGTAAAGGGTTAGTAATGAAAAGGATTATGCCAAGAGCTAAGGGGCGTGCAACAAGAATTAATAAATTTTTCAGTAACTTGTATATTACAGTTACTGAAATTGAGGGGAAATAA
- the rpsJ gene encoding 30S ribosomal protein S10, with product MKNNQKIKIRLKSFDHRALEYGTKEIVGAVKRTGADIIGPIPLPRTIERFTVNRSPHVNKKSREQFEIRIQKRLLIISYPTPQTVDALKKVDLPAGVDVEIKLESVE from the coding sequence ATGAAGAATAATCAGAAAATTAAGATCCGCCTAAAGTCTTTTGATCACCGCGCATTAGAGTATGGTACTAAAGAAATAGTGGGAGCTGTAAAAAGAACAGGAGCTGATATAATTGGTCCGATCCCGCTTCCAAGAACAATTGAAAGATTTACGGTTAATAGATCTCCGCATGTAAATAAAAAATCACGGGAACAATTTGAAATTAGAATTCAAAAAAGGCTTTTAATAATAAGCTATCCAACTCCTCAAACAGTTGATGCTTTAAAAAAAGTTGATTTACCTGCAGGAGTTGATGTTGAGATTAAGTTAGAGAGTGTGGAATAA
- a CDS encoding 50S ribosomal protein L23 has translation MNSYQHYDLIRAPIVTEKSTALSEQNKFTFHVAASAKKATIKIAIEKIFQVKVKKVNIMNVKGKNKRFKGIQGKQSDKKKAIVTLEKDYVIDFTGGMR, from the coding sequence GTGAATTCGTATCAACATTATGATCTAATTAGAGCTCCTATCGTTACTGAAAAGTCGACTGCTTTATCTGAGCAAAATAAATTTACTTTTCATGTTGCGGCTAGTGCTAAAAAAGCTACTATCAAGATAGCGATTGAAAAAATATTTCAGGTCAAAGTTAAAAAAGTTAATATAATGAATGTGAAAGGTAAGAACAAAAGATTCAAAGGTATTCAGGGGAAACAGTCGGATAAGAAGAAAGCAATTGTGACCTTAGAAAAAGATTACGTTATTGATTTTACTGGAGGTATGAGATAA
- a CDS encoding SDR family oxidoreductase — translation MSRLAIVTGGTRGIGKAISIALRNKGLTVVANFCINKQAAQELNDNFSIKTKQWDIQDYAACFKAVEEVENEFGGHVSVLVNNAGITRDVMLHKMLEKEWQEVIDINLTSCFNMCNAVINKMRQQNYGRIVNISSINALMGQVGQTNYSAAKAGIIGFTKALAKESAAKNITVNCVAPGYIMTEMIDKVPAQVVEQIIQAIPMKRFGKPEEIARAVEFLVDEEAGFITGETLSINGGHNML, via the coding sequence ATGTCAAGATTAGCTATAGTCACTGGCGGGACAAGAGGAATAGGTAAAGCTATTTCAATTGCTCTACGCAATAAAGGGCTTACTGTTGTAGCAAATTTTTGCATCAATAAACAGGCAGCTCAAGAGTTAAATGACAATTTTTCTATTAAAACCAAGCAATGGGATATTCAAGATTATGCTGCCTGCTTTAAAGCTGTTGAAGAGGTGGAAAATGAATTTGGAGGTCACGTCAGTGTATTAGTAAATAATGCAGGTATTACTAGAGATGTAATGTTACATAAAATGTTAGAAAAAGAATGGCAAGAAGTGATTGATATTAATTTAACTTCGTGCTTTAATATGTGTAATGCCGTAATTAATAAAATGAGGCAGCAAAATTATGGGCGAATTGTTAATATTAGTTCAATTAACGCTCTTATGGGCCAGGTAGGGCAAACTAATTATTCAGCAGCTAAAGCTGGTATTATAGGATTCACTAAAGCTCTAGCTAAAGAGTCAGCTGCAAAAAATATAACAGTCAATTGTGTAGCTCCTGGCTATATTATGACAGAAATGATTGACAAAGTCCCAGCACAAGTTGTAGAGCAAATAATACAAGCTATTCCAATGAAAAGGTTTGGTAAGCCAGAAGAAATAGCAAGAGCTGTAGAGTTTTTAGTAGATGAGGAGGCGGGGTTTATTACCGGTGAAACCTTGTCGATTAATGGGGGGCACAATATGTTGTAA
- the rpsS gene encoding 30S ribosomal protein S19, whose amino-acid sequence MARSVWKGPFVDGYLIKKVHTLIDSGKTETIKTWSRRSTILPFFVGITFFVHNGNKFIPVAVNEEMVGRKLGEFSPTRTFHGHGADKKVKRK is encoded by the coding sequence ATGGCACGTTCGGTTTGGAAAGGTCCTTTTGTAGACGGTTATTTAATAAAAAAAGTACATACACTAATTGATTCGGGTAAGACGGAAACGATTAAAACCTGGTCTCGTAGATCCACTATCTTACCATTTTTCGTCGGGATAACATTTTTTGTCCATAATGGAAATAAATTTATACCTGTGGCAGTAAATGAAGAAATGGTGGGCAGAAAATTAGGTGAATTTTCTCCTACTAGAACTTTTCATGGTCATGGAGCAGATAAAAAAGTTAAGAGAAAATAA
- the rpmC gene encoding 50S ribosomal protein L29 — MNNSGVSPKELSAQSIDELIKKRIQYKKEFFNLRFQSTLGELKNTSRFAVVKKIIARINTELNIRIKTGE, encoded by the coding sequence ATGAATAATTCTGGGGTCTCTCCCAAAGAGCTTAGTGCTCAGTCTATTGATGAGTTGATTAAAAAGAGAATTCAATATAAGAAAGAATTTTTTAATTTGAGATTTCAGAGTACTTTGGGTGAATTAAAGAATACTAGTAGATTTGCGGTTGTAAAAAAAATTATTGCCCGTATTAATACTGAGTTAAATATAAGAATAAAAACTGGAGAATAG
- the tuf gene encoding elongation factor Tu — translation MGKIKFERIKPHCNIGTIGHVDHGKTSLTAAITVVLAEEGGAKATKYDEIDAAPEEKERGITISTAHVEYETAQRHYAHVDCPGHADYVKNMITGAAQMDGAILVVSAADGPMPQTREHILLAKQVGVPTMVVFLNKVDMVDDPDLLELVEMEVRELLSQYNFDGDNIPVIKGSALQALEGKPEGKAAIKALMEAVDQFIPQPTRHTDRPFLMPIEDVFSISGRGTVVTGRIEKGIVKIGEEVEIVGINDTQKTTCTGVEMFKKLLDQGEAGDNVGILLRGTKREDVCRGQVLAKPNSITPHTEFEAEVYVLTTKEGGRHTAFTTNYRPQFYFRTTDVTGEITLLEGKEMIMPGDNAKLKVTLIAPVAMEEGVRFAIREGGRTVGAGVVVQVLK, via the coding sequence ATGGGGAAGATAAAATTTGAGAGGATAAAACCTCACTGTAATATAGGGACTATAGGTCACGTAGATCATGGTAAGACTTCTTTGACGGCAGCCATAACGGTAGTGTTAGCAGAAGAAGGGGGTGCAAAAGCTACTAAATATGATGAAATTGATGCAGCTCCTGAAGAAAAAGAAAGAGGTATTACTATTTCAACAGCGCATGTGGAATATGAAACTGCACAAAGACATTATGCTCACGTAGATTGTCCTGGACATGCTGATTATGTAAAAAATATGATTACTGGTGCTGCTCAAATGGATGGGGCTATATTAGTAGTCTCTGCTGCTGATGGCCCTATGCCTCAAACTAGAGAACACATCTTGCTTGCAAAACAGGTAGGGGTGCCTACTATGGTAGTTTTCTTGAATAAGGTTGATATGGTTGATGACCCCGATTTGCTTGAATTAGTTGAAATGGAAGTAAGAGAATTGCTATCTCAATATAACTTTGATGGTGACAACATACCAGTGATTAAAGGGTCAGCTTTACAAGCGCTAGAAGGGAAGCCAGAAGGCAAGGCTGCTATTAAGGCGCTAATGGAAGCAGTGGATCAATTTATTCCTCAACCTACGAGACATACGGATCGTCCTTTCTTGATGCCTATAGAAGATGTCTTTTCTATTTCTGGACGAGGCACTGTAGTGACGGGTAGAATTGAGAAAGGTATAGTAAAAATTGGGGAAGAAGTAGAGATTGTTGGGATCAACGATACTCAAAAGACTACTTGTACTGGTGTAGAAATGTTTAAAAAGCTCTTAGATCAAGGGGAAGCGGGTGATAATGTAGGTATATTACTACGTGGTACTAAGAGAGAAGATGTATGTAGAGGACAAGTGTTAGCTAAACCTAACAGTATCACTCCCCATACTGAATTTGAAGCTGAAGTATATGTTCTCACTACAAAAGAAGGGGGGCGGCATACAGCGTTTACTACTAATTATCGACCACAATTCTACTTCAGAACTACTGATGTAACTGGGGAAATTACTTTGCTAGAAGGTAAAGAAATGATTATGCCAGGCGATAACGCAAAATTAAAGGTAACATTAATTGCTCCTGTAGCTATGGAAGAAGGAGTGCGTTTTGCTATTCGTGAAGGCGGTAGAACTGTGGGCGCAGGCGTTGTAGTACAAGTACTCAAATAA
- the rplN gene encoding 50S ribosomal protein L14 gives MIQMESVLNVADNSGAKKVRCIKVLGGSHHMIANLGDVIVVSIVEALPGKKVKSGDVHKALIVRTKSGVRRADGSTIKFDTNSAVLLDKQGEPMGTRVFGTVTRELRAKKFVKIMSLAEEVL, from the coding sequence ATGATTCAGATGGAAAGCGTCTTAAATGTTGCCGATAATTCTGGGGCAAAAAAAGTTAGATGTATTAAAGTACTTGGCGGTTCTCATCATATGATAGCAAATCTTGGAGATGTTATTGTAGTATCTATAGTAGAAGCATTGCCTGGTAAAAAGGTTAAAAGTGGGGATGTACATAAGGCTTTAATTGTGAGGACAAAGTCAGGGGTTAGAAGAGCAGATGGTAGCACAATTAAATTTGATACTAATTCTGCAGTGCTGCTAGATAAGCAGGGGGAGCCAATGGGCACTAGAGTATTTGGTACGGTGACTAGAGAATTAAGAGCGAAAAAGTTTGTTAAAATTATGTCGCTTGCAGAGGAGGTGTTATAA
- the rlmB gene encoding 23S rRNA (guanosine(2251)-2'-O)-methyltransferase RlmB — protein MLNKNTKAFHYIYGKHTVLAALKNPRRHIQNILCTEEIFYSNKNLLTNFPYEITKMDFLTRLFGLNHNHQGIAAYVKTIFSDHITDINTVNPNCTIAVLDQITDPQNIGAIIRSAASFNIATIILPADNTPDENSTIAKTASGALELVQIIKVTNLRRTLEYFKKQNFWIIGLDGHADQLLTTKMLSGKVVIVLGSEDKGIRRLVKETCDSLAKISISPQVESLNVSNAAAIAFYLSSQK, from the coding sequence ATGTTAAATAAAAACACTAAAGCGTTTCATTATATATATGGCAAACATACTGTATTAGCTGCTCTTAAGAATCCCAGACGCCATATTCAAAATATTTTATGTACCGAAGAAATTTTTTACTCAAACAAAAATTTACTAACTAATTTTCCCTATGAGATTACCAAAATGGATTTCTTAACCCGTCTATTTGGCTTAAATCACAATCATCAAGGAATAGCTGCCTATGTTAAAACTATATTTTCTGACCATATTACAGATATTAATACAGTGAACCCTAATTGTACCATTGCGGTTCTAGATCAGATTACAGATCCCCAAAATATTGGGGCAATTATTCGCAGCGCTGCTTCTTTTAACATTGCTACTATAATCTTACCAGCAGACAATACACCAGATGAAAATTCTACTATCGCAAAAACAGCTTCTGGTGCTCTGGAATTAGTACAAATTATTAAAGTGACTAACCTCAGACGAACATTAGAATATTTTAAAAAACAAAATTTTTGGATCATTGGACTTGATGGTCATGCAGACCAACTGTTGACCACTAAAATGCTGTCAGGAAAAGTAGTAATAGTACTGGGATCGGAAGATAAAGGAATCAGACGTTTAGTCAAAGAAACCTGTGATTCTCTAGCAAAGATCTCAATTTCCCCACAAGTAGAAAGCTTAAATGTCTCAAATGCTGCCGCAATAGCCTTTTATTTATCTTCACAGAAATAA
- the rplP gene encoding 50S ribosomal protein L16: MLAPKKQKFRKAHKGRVASKAKAGTLLAFGAFGLKSLDSLRVTARQIEAARKAATRCMKRQGKLWIKIFPDLPVSKKPAEVRMGKGKGNPEFFAVRVSPGRIMFEIEGVTDEIANRALELASAKLPVRTRIVRRYE; this comes from the coding sequence ATGTTAGCGCCGAAAAAACAAAAATTTAGAAAAGCTCATAAGGGAAGAGTGGCTTCGAAAGCTAAAGCAGGTACATTATTAGCTTTTGGCGCCTTTGGCTTAAAATCATTAGATAGTTTAAGAGTCACTGCAAGGCAGATAGAAGCTGCGCGGAAAGCGGCTACTCGTTGTATGAAAAGACAAGGTAAGCTATGGATAAAAATTTTTCCTGATTTACCTGTCTCTAAAAAGCCTGCGGAAGTTAGGATGGGCAAAGGGAAGGGGAATCCAGAATTTTTTGCAGTGAGAGTATCCCCTGGAAGAATAATGTTTGAAATCGAAGGTGTTACAGACGAGATAGCAAACAGGGCTTTAGAGCTTGCTAGTGCAAAATTGCCCGTAAGAACAAGGATAGTGAGGCGTTATGAATAA
- the rpsQ gene encoding 30S ribosomal protein S17, with product MPRRVLQGVVVSSKNDKTIKVRVERRFKHPIYKKIVKVSKKYAAHDPENSHKEGDKVSIIESRPISKTKSWLVVREE from the coding sequence ATGCCCAGAAGAGTACTGCAAGGCGTTGTTGTAAGTTCAAAAAATGACAAAACAATTAAAGTAAGAGTAGAACGTAGATTTAAACATCCTATCTATAAAAAAATTGTCAAAGTTTCTAAAAAATATGCTGCTCATGATCCAGAGAATAGTCATAAAGAGGGGGATAAAGTTAGTATAATAGAAAGCCGTCCGATCTCAAAAACTAAGTCTTGGTTAGTAGTACGAGAAGAATAA
- the rpsC gene encoding 30S ribosomal protein S3, protein MGQKVNPHGFRVGPTLIKSWDSILYAEKQYKVLFIQDLDIRDLVNNNYSQAQVSRVLIERPSNKSVIINIFAKNPKVIIGKSGNDIDKLKKDIQKITSLEEIYINIHEIKKPNIDAVIIAKTIAMQLKKRVSFRKAMKTAIQACLKQGALGIKVACSGRLAGAEIARTEWYREGRVPLHTLRADIDYSKAEVITTYGVIGVKVWVYKGDHVENRKKYN, encoded by the coding sequence ATGGGGCAAAAAGTTAATCCACATGGCTTTAGAGTAGGTCCAACATTAATCAAAAGCTGGGATTCAATATTATATGCGGAGAAGCAATATAAGGTTCTTTTTATTCAGGATTTAGATATTAGAGACTTAGTAAATAACAATTATTCACAAGCACAAGTAAGTAGAGTATTAATAGAAAGGCCCTCTAATAAGAGTGTTATAATTAATATATTTGCTAAAAATCCTAAAGTTATTATTGGAAAAAGTGGTAATGATATAGATAAATTAAAAAAGGATATTCAAAAAATTACTAGCTTAGAAGAGATATATATTAATATACATGAAATTAAAAAACCTAACATAGATGCGGTTATTATTGCTAAAACTATTGCTATGCAACTTAAGAAAAGAGTATCATTTAGGAAAGCCATGAAAACTGCTATCCAAGCCTGCTTAAAGCAAGGGGCGTTAGGTATAAAAGTTGCTTGTTCTGGTCGGTTAGCTGGCGCTGAAATAGCAAGGACCGAGTGGTATAGAGAAGGGAGAGTCCCTTTACATACTTTAAGAGCGGATATTGATTATTCAAAGGCAGAAGTCATAACGACTTATGGTGTGATAGGGGTAAAAGTGTGGGTTTATAAAGGGGACCATGTTGAAAACAGAAAAAAATATAATTAA
- the rplE gene encoding 50S ribosomal protein L5 — translation MLLRFKELYIKEILTNLQNKFVYNNKHQLPKIDKIVINMGVGEAVADSKVINNAINDLTLISGQKPLVIKAKKSIATFKLREGMKVGCKVTLRKDRMYDFLERLVIVALPRVKEFRGFSTKSFDGNGNFTFGIKEQIVFPEINYDKVDVIRGMDITIVTSAKTNEEGKFLLSGFNLPFYN, via the coding sequence ATGTTACTTAGATTTAAAGAATTATATATTAAAGAAATTTTAACAAATTTACAAAATAAGTTTGTTTATAATAACAAGCATCAGCTGCCTAAAATTGACAAAATAGTTATTAATATGGGTGTTGGTGAAGCAGTAGCAGATTCTAAAGTGATTAATAATGCTATCAATGATTTAACCCTGATTTCAGGGCAAAAACCTTTAGTGATAAAAGCAAAAAAATCTATCGCTACTTTTAAATTACGTGAAGGAATGAAAGTAGGTTGTAAAGTGACTTTGCGAAAAGATAGAATGTATGATTTTTTAGAAAGGTTAGTTATTGTTGCCTTGCCACGGGTTAAAGAGTTTAGAGGATTTTCAACCAAAAGCTTTGATGGAAATGGTAATTTTACCTTTGGCATCAAAGAACAGATAGTTTTTCCTGAAATTAATTACGATAAAGTAGATGTAATTCGGGGTATGGATATAACCATTGTTACAAGTGCGAAAACTAATGAAGAAGGAAAATTTTTACTGTCAGGCTTTAATTTGCCTTTTTATAATTAA
- a CDS encoding NifU family protein: MFIQTETTPNPNAIKFLPNLPISPDQPFHFSNIEEALVKSSLVVELFGIDKVKSIFLGRDFITITKEETGEWLILKPEIMMVIMDYFTSGLVVFDRQHNEAIIRDIEGLSEIEKQIIEIIDSRVRPSVAMDGGDIIYRGFEGGIVKLELRGACAGCPSSTITLKNGIESMLKHFIPEVEAVEAVD, translated from the coding sequence ACCTGCCTATTAGCCCAGATCAGCCATTTCATTTTAGTAATATAGAGGAGGCATTGGTAAAAAGTAGCTTAGTAGTTGAATTATTTGGAATCGATAAGGTCAAATCTATTTTTCTAGGGAGGGACTTTATTACTATCACTAAAGAAGAAACAGGGGAATGGCTGATTTTAAAGCCAGAGATTATGATGGTGATAATGGATTATTTTACCTCAGGCTTGGTTGTTTTTGATAGGCAACATAACGAAGCAATTATAAGGGATATAGAGGGGTTATCTGAAATTGAAAAACAAATTATAGAAATTATTGATTCACGAGTTCGTCCTTCTGTTGCTATGGATGGGGGGGATATAATATATCGAGGGTTTGAAGGGGGAATAGTAAAATTAGAGCTAAGAGGTGCCTGTGCTGGCTGTCCTAGTTCTACTATCACTTTAAAAAATGGCATTGAATCTATGCTAAAGCATTTTATCCCTGAGGTAGAAGCTGTAGAAGCAGTAGATTAA
- the rplD gene encoding 50S ribosomal protein L4 encodes MKAELINLENQAVGEVDLDNSIFALDYIREDIIKLVIDWQLLKNMSGTHQTKTVSQVSGTTKKPFKQKGTGNARQGSLRSAQMRGGGISHGPVARSHEVKLPKKVRKLGLKHALSGKFAAGKLLILDSLNLEQAKTSYLRKLLENFRGKSYFIVGGEDINLNFALAVKNIPNVTVVPQIGANVYDVIRHEYILLSKEAVEALEKRLK; translated from the coding sequence ATGAAAGCCGAATTAATAAATCTTGAAAATCAAGCGGTAGGAGAAGTTGATTTAGATAACTCAATCTTTGCGTTAGATTATATTAGAGAGGATATTATTAAGCTTGTTATTGATTGGCAATTGCTTAAAAATATGTCGGGTACTCACCAGACAAAAACTGTATCACAAGTATCTGGTACAACCAAGAAACCTTTTAAACAGAAAGGGACAGGTAATGCAAGGCAAGGTTCATTAAGGTCTGCTCAAATGAGAGGTGGAGGAATTTCGCATGGCCCGGTAGCAAGAAGTCATGAAGTAAAATTACCCAAAAAAGTAAGAAAGCTTGGTCTGAAACATGCTTTGTCAGGAAAATTTGCTGCAGGTAAACTCTTAATATTAGATTCCTTAAATTTAGAGCAGGCCAAAACTTCTTACCTACGGAAATTGTTAGAGAATTTTAGGGGTAAAAGTTATTTTATTGTTGGTGGTGAGGATATTAATTTAAATTTTGCTTTAGCAGTAAAAAATATTCCTAATGTTACTGTAGTGCCACAAATAGGAGCTAATGTGTATGATGTAATACGCCATGAGTATATTCTATTATCCAAAGAAGCTGTAGAGGCTTTAGAAAAGAGGTTAAAGTGA
- the rplX gene encoding 50S ribosomal protein L24, producing MIKLKVRKGDAVVVITGKNKGKKGTILKILPKENKAIVSGVNIVRRHTKPTQASEGGIIAKELPIHISNIAHVDPKTGSSTKIGFSILEDGTKVRIAKKSGEVIDKEGK from the coding sequence ATGATAAAACTAAAAGTTAGGAAAGGGGATGCAGTTGTTGTTATTACCGGAAAAAATAAAGGTAAAAAAGGTACGATATTAAAGATTTTACCCAAAGAAAATAAAGCTATTGTGTCTGGGGTAAATATTGTGCGTAGACATACTAAACCTACCCAAGCAAGTGAGGGGGGAATAATAGCTAAAGAACTACCTATCCATATTTCTAATATAGCGCATGTAGATCCTAAGACGGGTTCCAGTACTAAGATTGGTTTTAGTATTTTAGAAGATGGTACTAAAGTAAGAATAGCAAAAAAATCTGGGGAAGTTATTGATAAGGAAGGTAAATAA